One genomic segment of Eikenella corrodens includes these proteins:
- a CDS encoding putative quinol monooxygenase: MITVVAQFEVKPAELDKFLQHCDELIAETRKENGCLSYHLYQNTQQPNQVSFIELWQNQAVLDTHSASAHFTRIVPTLVEACEKAPDIQLYIQIK; the protein is encoded by the coding sequence ATGATTACTGTAGTTGCCCAATTCGAAGTCAAACCCGCCGAACTGGATAAATTCCTGCAACACTGCGACGAATTGATTGCCGAAACCCGTAAGGAAAACGGCTGCCTGTCTTACCACCTATACCAAAATACCCAACAACCCAACCAAGTCAGCTTCATCGAGCTATGGCAAAACCAGGCTGTATTGGATACCCATTCCGCTTCTGCACACTTTACCCGCATTGTGCCAACCTTGGTAGAAGCCTGCGAAAAAGCCCCGGATATCCAACTCTATATACAGATCAAATAA
- the gcvP gene encoding aminomethyl-transferring glycine dehydrogenase: MKFNELFHHNDFIGRHLSLSDRAALLAALGEKDVSSFVEHTVPQSVRMPGSLQLPEALSEADALAKLKGIAAKNRINKSYIGLGYYPTRLPNVILRNVLENPGWYTAYTPYQAEVSQGRLEALLNFQQVCIDLTGFELAGASLLDEATAAAEAMTMARRVGKSKSNQFFVDERVYPQTLDVIKTRAKYFDFELVVGDFDTARNGEYFGALFQYVGKDGDVADLGDVIAAVKAKGAVVAVAADIMSLVLLKAPAELGADIALGSTQRFGIPMGFGGPHAAYFAFKDKDKRSAPGRIIGVSVDASGKQALRMALQTREQHIRREKANSNICTSQVLLANLAGMYAVYHGPEGVNRIARRIHALAVAFADAVQAAGGKVVHSVFFDTVAVDFGSKAQADGVYQKALDAGFNLLRIGENVLAAAFSETSSAEEFAQLVELFTGKAAALPENAPASRLPENLQRKGAILQHPVFNSYHTEHEMLRYLKKLEERDLAMNRSMISLGSCTMKLNATAEMIPITWPEFTNVHPFAPREQVQGCLEMIHGLQEQLKAVTGFDAICIQPNSGAQGEYTGMVTIRRYHEAQGHPERNVCLIPRSAHGTNPATAHMAGMQIVIVDTDEHGNVDIADLKAKAEQHKDTLGALMITYPSTHGVYEEGIRDICRIIHENGGQVYMDGANMNAQVGIMQPAEVGADVLHMNLHKTFCIPHGGGGPGMGPIGLKAHLAPFAPSHVVAPVEGATVGMGAVSAAPYGSASILPITWMYISMMGADGLRQATETALLNANYVAKQLSADYPVLYTGKNGRVAHECIIDLRPLKAESGITEVDIAKRLMDYGFHAPTMSFPVAGTLMIEPTESESKAELDRFIAAMKQIKQEALKVQRGEWPKDDNPLVNAPHTAADVTGEWKRAYSREEAVYPLPYVRENKFWPSVNRIDDVYGDRHLVCSCPSIEHYEG; encoded by the coding sequence ATGAAGTTTAACGAACTCTTCCACCACAACGACTTTATCGGCCGCCACCTCAGCCTGTCCGACCGCGCCGCCCTTTTGGCCGCGTTGGGCGAAAAAGATGTGAGCAGCTTTGTGGAGCACACCGTGCCGCAAAGCGTGCGTATGCCCGGCTCGCTGCAGCTGCCCGAAGCATTAAGCGAAGCCGATGCCTTGGCCAAGCTCAAGGGCATCGCTGCCAAAAACCGTATCAATAAAAGCTATATCGGCCTAGGCTACTACCCCACCCGCCTGCCGAATGTGATTCTGCGCAATGTGCTGGAAAATCCAGGCTGGTACACCGCCTACACGCCCTATCAGGCCGAAGTGTCGCAAGGCCGTTTGGAAGCGTTGTTGAACTTCCAACAGGTGTGTATCGACCTCACCGGCTTCGAGCTGGCCGGCGCCTCCCTGCTCGACGAAGCCACCGCCGCCGCCGAAGCCATGACCATGGCGCGCCGCGTGGGCAAATCCAAATCTAACCAATTCTTTGTGGACGAGCGCGTTTACCCGCAAACGCTGGACGTGATCAAAACCCGGGCCAAATATTTCGATTTTGAGCTGGTGGTGGGCGATTTCGATACCGCTCGCAACGGCGAATACTTCGGCGCGCTGTTCCAATATGTGGGCAAAGACGGCGACGTGGCCGACTTGGGCGATGTGATTGCCGCTGTGAAAGCCAAAGGCGCAGTGGTGGCCGTGGCTGCCGATATCATGAGCCTGGTGCTGCTGAAAGCACCCGCCGAGTTGGGTGCCGACATTGCCTTGGGCAGCACCCAGCGCTTCGGCATCCCGATGGGCTTCGGCGGCCCGCACGCTGCTTATTTCGCATTTAAAGATAAAGACAAACGATCCGCTCCCGGCCGCATCATCGGCGTATCGGTGGATGCCTCCGGCAAGCAGGCGCTGCGCATGGCGCTGCAAACCCGCGAGCAGCATATCCGCCGCGAAAAAGCCAATTCCAATATTTGTACTTCGCAGGTGCTGCTGGCCAACTTGGCCGGTATGTATGCGGTGTATCACGGCCCCGAAGGTGTAAACCGCATCGCCCGCCGTATCCACGCGCTGGCTGTTGCTTTTGCCGATGCGGTGCAGGCTGCCGGCGGCAAAGTGGTGCATTCGGTATTCTTCGACACTGTGGCCGTGGATTTCGGCAGCAAGGCGCAAGCCGACGGCGTGTACCAAAAAGCACTGGATGCCGGCTTCAACCTGCTGCGCATTGGCGAGAACGTGCTGGCTGCCGCCTTCAGCGAAACCTCCAGCGCCGAAGAGTTTGCCCAACTGGTTGAATTGTTCACAGGCAAGGCGGCTGCCCTGCCCGAGAACGCACCCGCCAGCAGGCTACCTGAAAACCTGCAGCGCAAAGGCGCGATCTTGCAACACCCCGTGTTCAACAGCTACCACACCGAACACGAAATGCTGCGCTACCTGAAAAAACTGGAAGAGCGCGATTTGGCCATGAACCGCAGCATGATTTCGCTCGGTTCCTGCACCATGAAGCTGAATGCCACCGCCGAGATGATTCCGATTACCTGGCCGGAATTCACCAACGTGCACCCGTTTGCCCCTCGCGAACAAGTGCAAGGCTGCCTGGAAATGATCCACGGCCTGCAAGAGCAGCTCAAGGCCGTTACCGGCTTCGATGCCATCTGTATCCAGCCCAACTCCGGCGCGCAAGGCGAATACACCGGCATGGTTACCATCCGCCGCTACCACGAAGCGCAAGGCCACCCCGAACGCAACGTGTGCCTGATTCCGCGCTCCGCCCACGGCACCAACCCCGCCACCGCCCACATGGCCGGTATGCAGATTGTGATCGTGGATACCGACGAGCACGGCAACGTGGATATTGCCGATCTGAAAGCCAAGGCCGAACAACATAAAGATACGCTGGGTGCGCTGATGATTACCTACCCGTCCACCCACGGCGTGTATGAAGAAGGCATCCGCGACATCTGCCGCATCATCCACGAGAACGGTGGCCAGGTGTATATGGACGGCGCCAATATGAACGCCCAAGTCGGCATCATGCAGCCGGCCGAAGTGGGTGCCGACGTGTTGCACATGAATCTGCACAAAACCTTCTGCATCCCGCACGGTGGCGGCGGCCCTGGTATGGGCCCCATCGGCTTGAAAGCCCACCTTGCACCGTTTGCGCCAAGCCACGTTGTGGCACCGGTGGAAGGTGCTACTGTGGGCATGGGTGCCGTATCTGCCGCACCCTACGGCTCCGCCAGCATCCTGCCGATTACTTGGATGTACATCAGCATGATGGGGGCAGACGGTTTGCGCCAAGCCACCGAAACCGCCCTGCTCAACGCCAACTACGTTGCTAAGCAGCTCTCCGCCGATTATCCGGTGCTCTATACCGGCAAAAACGGCCGCGTGGCGCACGAATGCATCATCGACCTACGCCCGCTCAAGGCCGAAAGCGGCATCACCGAAGTGGACATCGCCAAACGCCTGATGGACTACGGCTTCCATGCCCCGACCATGTCCTTCCCCGTAGCCGGTACGCTGATGATCGAGCCCACCGAAAGCGAAAGCAAGGCCGAGCTCGACCGCTTCATCGCTGCGATGAAACAGATTAAGCAGGAAGCGCTGAAAGTACAGCGCGGCGAATGGCCGAAAGACGACAACCCGCTGGTCAACGCACCGCATACCGCCGCCGATGTAACCGGCGAATGGAAACGTGCCTACAGCCGCGAAGAAGCCGTCTACCCCCTGCCCTATGTGCGCGAGAACAAATTCTGGCCGAGCGTAAACCGTATCGATGATGTATACGGCGACCGCCACTTGGTTTGCTCTTGCCCCAGTATCGAGCACTATGAAGGCTAA
- the recX gene encoding recombination regulator RecX: MTAVKSLRSRALDLLSRREMSQAELRRKLAPYAEDPAEIDALLQEFADRNWQSDRRYAESYVYSKGSRYGRLRLAQGLQQQKLDSELIEAALPGHDSERATACAVLRKKFKQPPADFAAQQRAARFLAYRGFDHDTIRHALDKAWQDEEEWDE, from the coding sequence ATGACCGCCGTTAAATCCCTGCGCAGCCGCGCCTTAGATTTGTTGTCGCGTCGGGAAATGTCGCAGGCCGAACTGCGGCGCAAACTCGCGCCCTACGCCGAAGACCCCGCCGAAATCGACGCTTTGCTGCAAGAGTTTGCCGACCGCAACTGGCAATCCGACCGGCGCTATGCCGAAAGCTACGTATACAGCAAAGGCAGCCGCTACGGCCGCCTGCGCCTTGCCCAAGGCCTGCAACAGCAAAAGCTGGACAGCGAGCTCATCGAAGCCGCCCTGCCCGGGCACGACAGCGAACGCGCCACCGCCTGCGCCGTGCTGCGTAAAAAGTTCAAACAGCCCCCCGCCGACTTCGCCGCACAGCAACGCGCCGCCCGCTTCCTCGCCTACCGCGGCTTCGACCACGACACCATCCGCCACGCACTGGATAAGGCCTGGCAGGACGAAGAAGAGTGGGATGAATAA
- a CDS encoding phosphoglycolate phosphatase: MNTRPEIRAAAFDLDGTLVDSLADLAAAANEARRSENLPLLDEKLMMSYVGDGVGKLVHRALTADPDGQAPNEVWQHAFAVFAQHYSEHLDRHTYIYPEVQTGLQLLKTLGIPLAVVTNKREAWAAELLRRLGLADLFSLVVGGDTLPQRKPDAAPLLHAAEVLGVKPENMAMVGDSRNDILAAKAAGCFAIGVRYGYADMDKLAENPATRADWIVSTLPEIYDRLRPDDRR, from the coding sequence ATGAACACCCGCCCCGAAATCCGCGCCGCCGCCTTTGATTTAGACGGCACCTTAGTCGATTCCCTTGCCGACCTCGCCGCTGCCGCCAACGAAGCCCGCCGCAGCGAAAACCTACCCCTGCTCGACGAAAAACTGATGATGTCCTATGTGGGCGACGGCGTGGGCAAACTCGTACACCGCGCCCTCACTGCCGACCCGGACGGCCAAGCCCCTAACGAAGTGTGGCAGCACGCCTTCGCCGTGTTCGCCCAACATTATTCCGAACACCTCGACCGCCACACCTACATCTACCCCGAAGTGCAAACCGGCCTCCAGCTCCTGAAAACCCTCGGTATCCCGCTGGCCGTGGTAACCAACAAACGCGAAGCCTGGGCCGCCGAGCTGCTGCGCCGCCTAGGCCTGGCCGACCTGTTCAGCCTTGTGGTGGGCGGCGACACCCTGCCGCAGCGCAAACCCGATGCCGCGCCGCTGCTGCACGCCGCCGAAGTATTGGGCGTGAAGCCGGAAAACATGGCGATGGTGGGCGATTCGCGCAACGACATCCTGGCCGCCAAAGCCGCCGGCTGTTTTGCCATCGGCGTGCGCTACGGCTATGCCGATATGGACAAACTAGCTGAAAATCCCGCCACCCGCGCGGATTGGATCGTCAGCACCCTGCCCGAAATCTACGACCGCCTGCGCCCCGATGACCGCCGTTAA
- a CDS encoding BPSS1780 family membrane protein: MDNQQFNRYAPPRTNGEPDSTRHGNYLAEPQALPAGNAKEWIGAAWRLFKLRPGKLIGAALLFGAINIGLGMIPYIGGLLQAAISIFEIAGFAFIAKQLEEEGDFEFGQIFIGFQENTKSLAIIGAIGAVVALISNLAAIILFVGQVGDVSSAANLDLDEAQMMSAGLSVMALFLILGIVYSAFTFLAPALIILENEPPKRAILLSWQGFSRNIGGAVFCSLMMGLLFIVGMIPIFLGLLVVMPLLMLVPYAVYRDLFFK, translated from the coding sequence ATGGATAATCAACAATTCAACCGATATGCCCCGCCGCGCACCAACGGCGAACCGGATTCCACCCGCCACGGCAACTATTTGGCCGAGCCGCAGGCTTTGCCTGCTGGTAATGCTAAAGAGTGGATTGGCGCTGCCTGGCGTTTGTTCAAACTGCGCCCGGGCAAACTTATTGGCGCCGCGCTGTTGTTTGGCGCCATCAATATCGGCTTGGGCATGATTCCGTATATCGGCGGCCTGCTGCAGGCGGCCATCTCCATATTTGAAATAGCCGGCTTTGCCTTTATTGCCAAACAATTGGAAGAAGAAGGCGATTTTGAATTCGGCCAGATTTTTATCGGCTTTCAGGAAAACACCAAATCGCTGGCGATAATCGGCGCAATCGGCGCGGTAGTGGCTTTAATTAGCAACCTTGCTGCAATCATCTTGTTCGTCGGACAAGTAGGTGATGTGAGCAGTGCTGCCAATCTGGATCTAGATGAAGCACAGATGATGTCTGCCGGCCTTTCCGTGATGGCACTGTTTCTTATACTGGGCATAGTTTATTCTGCCTTTACCTTCCTCGCCCCAGCCTTGATTATCTTGGAAAACGAACCACCCAAGCGTGCCATACTGCTGAGCTGGCAAGGTTTCAGCCGTAATATCGGCGGTGCGGTATTCTGTAGTTTGATGATGGGCCTGCTGTTTATTGTTGGCATGATTCCCATATTCCTCGGCCTGCTGGTGGTGATGCCCTTGCTGATGCTGGTACCTTATGCCGTGTATCGCGATCTATTCTTCAAATAA
- the hscB gene encoding Fe-S protein assembly co-chaperone HscB: MPREFQLFNLPAQFDLDPAALEQTYRQLAARFHPDKTATASAFEQKQAVMMAAAVNEAYRCLSRPLERAVLLLQAQGIQADSEERTAFDPEFLMQQMEWREELAAARAANSAERLAALDSQVAAEEARLLTKLSTAFRQADYAQAAELVPQGRFLDKIRQEIRAAL; encoded by the coding sequence ATGCCCCGCGAATTCCAACTTTTCAACCTGCCCGCGCAGTTCGACCTCGACCCCGCCGCGCTGGAACAAACCTACCGCCAACTGGCCGCCCGTTTCCATCCCGACAAAACCGCCACCGCTTCCGCCTTCGAGCAGAAACAGGCCGTGATGATGGCCGCCGCCGTCAACGAAGCCTACCGCTGCCTCAGCCGGCCGCTGGAACGCGCCGTTTTGCTGCTGCAGGCGCAAGGCATCCAGGCCGATTCCGAAGAGCGCACCGCTTTCGACCCCGAGTTTCTGATGCAGCAAATGGAATGGCGTGAAGAGCTGGCCGCCGCCCGCGCTGCAAACTCCGCCGAACGGCTTGCCGCACTGGATAGCCAAGTGGCTGCCGAAGAGGCTCGGCTGCTGACCAAACTCAGTACTGCCTTTCGGCAGGCAGACTACGCCCAAGCCGCCGAACTCGTGCCGCAAGGCCGTTTCCTCGATAAAATCCGACAGGAAATCCGCGCTGCGTTGTAA
- the prmA gene encoding 50S ribosomal protein L11 methyltransferase, with product MPYQQASIPIGADRAEQFSDALMAAGALSAAIEDAYAGTDEEQAIFGEPGEENGQIWQRSLVIALFDDQCNVAAAVAAAAKECRLEVPPYRIEQLPEQDWVRLTQSQFDPIRISGRLWIVPTWHDIADQSAVNLRLDPGLAFGTGSHPTTRLCLQWLDENIQAADRVLDYGCGSGILAIAALKLGAAVADGVDIDEQAIVASRSNAEQNEAAARFFLPDDLPEAEYDVVVANILANPLRLLGGMLASRTKAGGRIVLSGILEEQAEELNGIYSEWFDMQPPVAEGGWVRLVGVRKVG from the coding sequence ATGCCCTACCAACAAGCCAGTATTCCGATTGGTGCCGACCGTGCCGAGCAGTTTTCCGATGCTTTAATGGCCGCCGGCGCATTGTCGGCCGCGATTGAAGATGCCTATGCCGGCACAGACGAAGAACAGGCTATTTTCGGCGAGCCGGGCGAAGAAAACGGCCAAATTTGGCAGCGCAGCTTGGTGATTGCCTTGTTTGACGATCAATGCAACGTAGCTGCCGCCGTGGCGGCCGCGGCCAAGGAATGCCGGTTGGAAGTGCCGCCCTACCGCATCGAGCAGCTGCCGGAGCAGGATTGGGTACGCCTGACACAATCGCAGTTTGACCCCATCCGCATTTCCGGGCGGCTGTGGATTGTGCCCACCTGGCACGATATTGCCGACCAATCGGCCGTCAACCTGCGGCTCGACCCCGGCTTGGCTTTCGGCACAGGCAGCCACCCCACCACCCGGTTGTGCCTGCAGTGGCTCGATGAAAATATCCAAGCTGCCGACCGCGTGCTCGACTACGGCTGCGGCTCCGGCATTTTGGCTATTGCCGCGCTCAAACTTGGCGCTGCCGTCGCCGACGGCGTGGATATCGATGAGCAGGCCATTGTTGCCAGCCGCAGCAATGCCGAGCAAAACGAAGCTGCCGCCCGTTTTTTCCTGCCCGACGACTTACCGGAAGCGGAATACGATGTGGTGGTGGCCAATATTCTGGCTAATCCGCTGCGCCTGTTGGGCGGTATGCTGGCCTCACGCACCAAGGCGGGCGGGCGGATTGTGCTTTCCGGTATTTTGGAAGAGCAGGCCGAAGAGCTAAACGGCATCTATAGCGAATGGTTCGATATGCAGCCGCCGGTTGCCGAAGGCGGCTGGGTGCGTTTAGTGGGTGTGCGCAAAGTCGGATAA
- a CDS encoding MJ0042-type zinc finger domain-containing protein: MKTVKLSCPRCQAENHYAVADLQAANGRVQCSQCRHAFTLTRKPKAQSAPAAKAEILQEDVIHAKMPLHEKLARLKQQSAALAAKQAGQDADESLHTQKKPLAAELDEIDSRLRRQRMALDNDTGHAMPFKLAEADRTANSTDAIEALLQRSAATPPPPAVLPSIDTLLKSAQSAAAGHGQTQNIHIQAESLVFNLVSGRDPGGIQLPAAAKLPAIIEQPADNLLSAPSSHPSVPASAAAVHSEFNWTLASLAALTVLIMQLFYYLLIMKH, translated from the coding sequence ATGAAAACCGTCAAACTCAGTTGCCCCCGCTGCCAAGCGGAGAATCATTATGCCGTAGCCGATTTGCAGGCAGCCAACGGGCGGGTGCAGTGCAGCCAGTGCCGGCATGCCTTCACGTTAACGCGCAAGCCAAAAGCCCAGAGTGCGCCCGCTGCCAAAGCCGAGATTCTGCAGGAAGACGTGATTCACGCCAAAATGCCCCTGCACGAGAAACTTGCCCGCCTCAAACAACAATCTGCCGCCTTGGCGGCAAAGCAGGCGGGGCAAGACGCCGACGAATCCCTGCACACCCAGAAAAAACCGCTGGCTGCCGAGCTGGACGAAATCGACAGCCGCCTGCGCCGCCAGCGCATGGCGCTGGATAACGACACCGGCCACGCCATGCCCTTCAAATTGGCTGAAGCCGATCGCACTGCCAACAGCACCGATGCCATCGAAGCCCTGCTGCAACGCTCTGCTGCCACCCCGCCGCCGCCCGCCGTGCTGCCCAGCATCGACACCCTGCTCAAAAGCGCGCAATCTGCCGCTGCCGGCCATGGGCAAACCCAAAACATCCACATCCAGGCCGAGAGCTTGGTGTTCAACTTAGTATCCGGCCGCGACCCCGGCGGCATCCAGCTGCCTGCCGCAGCCAAGCTGCCCGCCATTATCGAGCAGCCCGCCGACAACCTGCTCTCTGCGCCTTCTAGCCATCCGAGTGTTCCTGCATCTGCCGCTGCCGTACACAGCGAATTCAACTGGACGCTGGCTTCGCTGGCCGCACTCACAGTATTGATTATGCAGCTGTTTTATTATTTGCTGATTATGAAGCACTAA
- a CDS encoding DUF924 family protein translates to MNAICPDDVLDFWFNPTNQAFWFAKNPDFDQQIRERFAVVWSQAAQSELNSWRSNLRGRLAEIIVLDQFSRNLHRNSPQAFAQDNMAVVLAQEAVREQGFAEMQSEERQFMLMPLMHSESRAIHQQAVELFARYTNEYVLDFEIKHREIIERFGRYPHRNAVLGRQSTAEELAFLQEPGSSF, encoded by the coding sequence ATGAATGCCATCTGCCCCGATGACGTGTTAGATTTTTGGTTTAACCCGACCAATCAAGCATTTTGGTTTGCCAAAAACCCCGATTTCGATCAACAAATCCGCGAACGTTTCGCTGTGGTATGGTCGCAGGCCGCGCAATCCGAGCTAAACAGCTGGCGCAGCAATCTACGCGGGCGGCTGGCGGAAATCATCGTGCTCGACCAATTTTCGCGCAATCTGCACCGCAACAGCCCGCAGGCTTTCGCCCAAGACAATATGGCTGTGGTGCTGGCACAAGAAGCCGTGCGGGAACAAGGCTTTGCCGAAATGCAGTCGGAAGAGCGGCAGTTTATGTTGATGCCGCTCATGCATAGCGAAAGCCGCGCTATCCACCAGCAGGCAGTGGAGCTGTTTGCCCGCTATACCAATGAATACGTGCTGGATTTTGAGATCAAACATCGGGAAATCATTGAGCGTTTCGGCCGCTATCCGCACCGCAATGCGGTACTCGGGCGGCAGAGTACCGCCGAGGAGCTGGCATTTTTGCAAGAGCCGGGCTCATCGTTTTAA
- a CDS encoding IS1595 family transposase has protein sequence MNLKNKYQKFSKITEPKFRQLLRLFALDLTASDTEKLTGVSIRSVNNLYLKLRRRLADECGRQAPLYGIVELDESYFGAKRIRGKRGRGAGGKTIVFGILKRGDKVYTEIVPDASKATLQKVIRGRVGIESVINTDGWRGYQGLVDMGFAKHFRVHHGDNEFVRGTRHINGIESFWSYAKHRLVQFNGVPKHTFYLHLKETEFRFNHRHDDLYKILLRMLRENPLK, from the coding sequence ATGAATTTAAAAAACAAGTACCAAAAGTTCAGTAAAATTACCGAGCCCAAATTTCGCCAGCTCCTGCGGCTGTTTGCTTTGGATTTGACTGCCTCCGATACCGAAAAACTGACGGGTGTCAGCATCAGAAGTGTCAATAACCTGTACCTGAAATTGCGCCGGCGTTTGGCTGACGAATGCGGGAGGCAGGCACCTTTATACGGCATTGTAGAATTGGACGAATCCTATTTTGGTGCCAAACGCATCAGAGGCAAACGCGGGCGCGGTGCGGGTGGGAAAACCATCGTTTTCGGCATTTTGAAACGCGGGGACAAGGTTTATACCGAGATTGTTCCCGATGCCTCCAAGGCAACGCTGCAAAAGGTCATTAGAGGTCGTGTCGGTATCGAGAGTGTCATCAATACCGACGGTTGGCGCGGTTATCAGGGATTGGTTGACATGGGTTTTGCCAAACATTTCAGGGTACATCATGGTGACAATGAGTTTGTCCGTGGTACGCGGCATATTAACGGTATTGAATCTTTTTGGAGTTACGCCAAGCATCGCTTGGTGCAATTTAACGGGGTGCCGAAACATACGTTTTACCTGCATTTAAAAGAAACCGAGTTCCGCTTCAATCACAGGCATGATGATTTATATAAAATACTGCTGAGAATGTTGCGGGAAAATCCTTTAAAATAA
- a CDS encoding c-type cytochrome, whose amino-acid sequence MNTTANNIKGSAAITFIGGLLVLLITLFLLVKLATTGYYSNVSDMQPSAVETRIQPTGRLTMGDGTPVGEREGKQVFDKVCIQCHGADKNVAFAPKVTHNDEWSARIAKGFDTLVAHAVNGFNGAGQMPARGGDSTLTDDEVARAVAYMTNQSGGNFTAPAVQKGDAAASGASAPAGQSAAANGEAVFNKLCIACHAANSAFPNSPKITHNDEWAPRLAQGRATLVQHALQGFKTMPARGGDANLSDADVEAAVVYMANQSGGKL is encoded by the coding sequence ATGAACACCACTGCTAACAACATCAAAGGCTCAGCCGCCATCACCTTTATCGGCGGCCTGCTCGTTTTGCTGATCACCCTCTTCCTCCTGGTTAAGCTTGCCACCACCGGCTACTACAGTAACGTTTCCGATATGCAGCCCAGCGCTGTGGAAACCCGCATTCAGCCCACCGGCCGCCTCACCATGGGCGATGGTACGCCCGTAGGCGAACGCGAAGGCAAGCAAGTGTTCGACAAAGTTTGCATCCAATGCCACGGTGCCGATAAAAACGTTGCCTTCGCCCCCAAAGTTACCCATAACGACGAATGGAGCGCCCGCATCGCCAAAGGCTTCGACACGCTCGTTGCCCACGCCGTCAACGGCTTTAACGGCGCAGGCCAAATGCCCGCACGCGGTGGCGACAGCACCCTCACCGATGATGAGGTTGCCCGCGCCGTGGCCTACATGACCAACCAATCCGGTGGCAACTTCACTGCCCCCGCCGTACAAAAAGGCGATGCTGCCGCCTCTGGTGCATCCGCCCCTGCCGGCCAATCTGCCGCAGCCAATGGCGAAGCCGTGTTCAACAAACTTTGCATTGCCTGCCACGCTGCCAACTCCGCCTTCCCCAACTCGCCCAAAATCACTCATAACGATGAATGGGCACCGCGCCTGGCACAGGGCCGCGCCACCTTGGTGCAACACGCCCTCCAAGGCTTCAAAACCATGCCCGCACGCGGCGGTGATGCCAACCTGAGCGATGCCGACGTGGAAGCTGCCGTGGTGTATATGGCCAACCAATCCGGCGGCAAACTGTAA
- a CDS encoding protein-L-isoaspartate O-methyltransferase family protein — protein sequence MNYFEQARFNMVEQQIRPWSVLDFDVLDALAEVPREQFVAPEQQAYAYADLSLPLPNGSAMLEPKVVARLIQGLKLTKKDTVLEIGTGSGYATAVLAKLAGRVITIDTDEAQQQQAKAVLDRLGLTNIDYRIGDGLVNPPIATVSAIYVGGSCPVMPETLRNKLIAGGRMAVIVGQEPVMRALLVQCNGEASYEQSVMFDTVAPALGGPAVKKASSFRF from the coding sequence ATGAACTACTTTGAACAAGCCCGATTCAACATGGTCGAACAGCAAATCCGCCCCTGGAGCGTATTGGATTTCGACGTTCTCGACGCCTTGGCCGAAGTGCCGCGCGAACAATTCGTTGCCCCCGAACAGCAAGCCTACGCCTATGCCGATCTTTCCCTGCCCCTGCCCAACGGCAGCGCCATGCTCGAACCCAAAGTGGTTGCCCGACTGATTCAAGGCCTGAAGCTTACTAAAAAAGACACCGTGCTCGAAATCGGCACCGGCTCCGGCTACGCCACCGCCGTGCTGGCTAAACTCGCCGGCCGCGTCATTACCATCGACACCGACGAAGCCCAGCAGCAACAAGCCAAAGCCGTGCTCGACCGCCTTGGCCTCACCAATATCGACTACCGCATCGGCGACGGCCTGGTAAACCCGCCCATCGCCACCGTAAGCGCCATCTACGTGGGCGGCTCCTGCCCCGTGATGCCGGAAACCCTGCGAAATAAATTAATCGCCGGCGGCCGCATGGCCGTAATCGTCGGCCAAGAGCCCGTAATGCGCGCCCTGCTCGTGCAATGCAACGGCGAAGCCAGCTACGAACAAAGCGTGATGTTCGACACCGTTGCCCCCGCTCTCGGCGGCCCCGCCGTGAAAAAAGCCTCATCATTCCGCTTCTAA